A genome region from Nitrospirota bacterium includes the following:
- a CDS encoding Gfo/Idh/MocA family oxidoreductase, giving the protein MTPLRVGVIGVGHLGQHHARLYASLPGSRLIGLVDADAPRAALIAGRHGASVMADLPALLKQVEAVSVAATTSAHYEVVKACLEAGVHVLVEKPIAVTPVEAWELVELAQQRKLVLQVGHIERFNPVMQAMRPHIGKPVFIECHRLSPFGERGTDVDVVLDLMIHDLDLVLSMQPGPVEDIRAAGVPVLTSSNDIANARIEFQSGCVANLTASRVSTSRMRRLRLFQRDAYLSVDFQTRQGMVCRRRTGAGERPVLETESVKGSEDEPLKLELEAFLVACATGQPPPVTGADGAAALDLAYRVLDAIGAFAQRHHAPREG; this is encoded by the coding sequence GTGACACCGTTACGGGTCGGGGTCATCGGGGTCGGACACCTGGGCCAACACCATGCCCGCCTCTACGCGAGTCTGCCCGGTTCCCGTTTGATCGGCCTGGTGGATGCCGATGCACCGCGGGCCGCGTTGATTGCGGGTCGGCACGGCGCATCCGTGATGGCGGATCTGCCCGCGCTGCTGAAACAGGTGGAGGCGGTCAGCGTCGCGGCGACGACCTCGGCCCATTACGAAGTCGTCAAAGCCTGTCTTGAGGCCGGGGTCCACGTTCTGGTGGAAAAACCCATCGCCGTCACGCCGGTTGAGGCCTGGGAACTGGTCGAGCTGGCGCAGCAACGGAAGCTGGTGCTGCAGGTCGGCCATATCGAACGATTCAATCCGGTCATGCAAGCCATGCGTCCTCACATCGGGAAGCCGGTCTTCATCGAGTGTCACCGGCTGAGCCCGTTCGGCGAGCGGGGCACGGATGTGGACGTGGTGCTGGACCTGATGATTCACGACTTGGATCTGGTCCTCTCCATGCAGCCGGGGCCGGTCGAGGACATCCGCGCCGCCGGCGTGCCGGTCCTGACGTCGAGCAATGATATCGCCAACGCCCGGATCGAGTTTCAGAGCGGCTGCGTCGCCAATCTTACGGCCAGTCGCGTCTCCACCTCCCGTATGCGGCGGCTCCGGCTGTTTCAGCGGGACGCCTACCTGTCGGTGGATTTCCAGACGCGCCAGGGCATGGTCTGCCGCCGGCGAACCGGGGCGGGGGAACGGCCCGTCCTTGAAACGGAGTCGGTCAAGGGAAGCGAGGACGAACCGCTGAAGCTGGAGTTGGAGGCGTTTCTTGTTGCCTGCGCGACCGGACAGCCGCCTCCGGTCACCGGAGCGGACGGGGCTGCAGCGTTGGACTTGGCATATCGGGTGTTGGATGCGATCGGGGCCTTCGCGCAGCGCCACCATGCACCACGTGAGGGGTGA
- a CDS encoding OmpH family outer membrane protein, which produces MGNVTGRWRVKGVGMRRAGWSALGVVLTLGLAGAGEAADTIKVAVVDQQAVVERSVAGKRALETLKEFSVSRQRILAADSEEMQGLEKDLRESPPNLSEAAKRDKQERFRVKYEGYQRRLQDFQREVQTKQKELDAEYQKKIKEVVGDVAQKQGFTAVLDKGSDATLKIVIYAQPAVDLTEAVLKEFDRRYK; this is translated from the coding sequence ATGGGGAACGTCACAGGCCGGTGGAGGGTGAAAGGAGTGGGTATGAGGCGAGCAGGGTGGAGCGCGCTGGGGGTGGTGCTGACGCTGGGCCTGGCCGGGGCAGGCGAGGCGGCTGATACGATCAAGGTCGCGGTGGTGGATCAGCAGGCGGTGGTGGAGCGGAGCGTGGCCGGGAAGCGGGCTCTGGAGACGCTGAAAGAGTTTTCGGTGAGCCGCCAGCGGATTCTGGCCGCCGATAGCGAGGAGATGCAAGGGCTCGAAAAGGACTTGCGCGAGTCCCCTCCGAACCTCAGCGAGGCCGCCAAGCGGGACAAACAAGAGCGGTTTCGGGTCAAGTACGAGGGCTACCAGCGCCGCCTTCAGGATTTTCAGCGCGAAGTCCAGACCAAGCAAAAAGAGCTGGACGCCGAGTATCAGAAGAAGATCAAAGAGGTGGTCGGCGACGTGGCGCAGAAGCAGGGGTTCACGGCCGTGCTGGACAAAGGCAGCGACGCGACGCTCAAGATCGTCATTTACGCCCAGCCGGCCGTTGATCTGACCGAGGCCGTCCTCAAAGAATTCGACCGGAGGTACAAGTAG
- a CDS encoding OmpH family outer membrane protein: MRGHRMIRSGPFLALVLVGVAGCGTAGTMQSATKIGLVEFQKVFTDTTLGKKNLDSLNSFIKNREALVELEEKELKRLQEDFTKQASVLSETAKREREEQFRRRAAEFQQKAGELSREVQEKQKEVQEGFREKADRAVAKVAQQLGLLVVFEKGRGAPVPYSDASLDITAKVIDEMNKATP; this comes from the coding sequence ATGAGAGGGCATCGCATGATTCGTTCCGGCCCGTTTCTGGCCTTGGTCTTGGTGGGGGTTGCCGGTTGCGGGACCGCCGGGACGATGCAGTCGGCGACCAAGATCGGCCTGGTCGAATTCCAGAAGGTCTTCACCGACACCACGCTCGGCAAAAAAAATCTGGATTCGCTGAATTCGTTCATCAAAAATCGTGAGGCGCTGGTCGAGTTGGAGGAAAAAGAACTCAAGCGTCTGCAGGAGGACTTCACCAAACAGGCCAGCGTGTTGAGTGAAACCGCCAAACGGGAGCGGGAGGAGCAGTTTCGCCGCCGCGCGGCGGAGTTTCAGCAGAAGGCCGGTGAACTCAGCCGCGAGGTGCAGGAGAAGCAGAAGGAAGTGCAGGAAGGGTTCAGGGAGAAGGCAGATCGGGCGGTGGCGAAGGTGGCGCAACAACTCGGCTTGCTTGTCGTGTTCGAGAAGGGCCGCGGGGCGCCGGTCCCTTACAGCGATGCGTCGCTGGATATCACCGCCAAAGTTATCGACGAAATGAACAAGGCAACGCCGTAA
- the msbA gene encoding lipid A export permease/ATP-binding protein MsbA, protein MFAMKVFVRLMRYLVRYRVRLGAAFVCSALVAGLSGAYAWLVRPVLDDIFIKKDEWMLMVLPVAILAVAALKGLFNYGQSYLMNYVGTRAVADIREELFLHLMRLPVGFHDANTSGRLMSRVFNDVSLMANAVAGVLKDLFQQGLTFLAMLGVIFYQNWKLAAVSVVVVPISSLTMVRMGKRLRGLASSGQEQVGNMTSSLQESLTGIRIVKAFGCEEAETDRFARSNKAYLRTAMKAIQVSSLASSHMEVIGVVGVAAIIWYGGYLVIRGAMTPGAFFSFLAAMFMAYTPIRRLAGANNTVQQALAGAERVFAVLDLETEQARDRGRRELSAINRTLEFKGVTFQYEGTDRPALAGIDLTVRAGEIVALVGSSGAGKSTLVSLVPRFYDPTEGAILLDGQDIRGGTLASLRRQIGIVSQSTVLFDDSVRNNIAYGRADATDREVTEAAKAAYADEFVRRLPEGYATLIGENGVKLSGGERQRLAIARAILRDPPLLILDEATSSLDAESERIVQLAMANLMKNRTTLVIAHRLATVQKADRIVVLERGRLVEAGSHEELLRHGGLYKRLHAIQFSETTMTAER, encoded by the coding sequence GTGTTCGCCATGAAGGTGTTTGTTCGGCTCATGCGGTACCTTGTCCGCTACCGGGTGAGGCTGGGTGCGGCCTTTGTCTGCTCGGCCCTGGTGGCGGGCCTGTCGGGCGCCTACGCCTGGCTGGTCCGTCCGGTTCTGGACGACATTTTCATCAAGAAAGACGAATGGATGCTCATGGTGCTGCCGGTCGCGATCCTGGCGGTGGCGGCGCTGAAGGGCCTGTTCAACTACGGGCAAAGCTACCTGATGAACTACGTGGGCACGCGCGCGGTGGCGGATATCCGTGAGGAGCTGTTTCTCCATCTCATGCGGCTGCCCGTCGGCTTTCACGATGCCAATACCTCCGGCCGCCTGATGTCCCGCGTCTTCAACGACGTTAGCCTCATGGCGAATGCCGTCGCCGGCGTGCTCAAGGATTTGTTCCAGCAGGGACTGACGTTTTTGGCCATGCTGGGGGTGATCTTTTACCAAAACTGGAAGTTGGCGGCCGTCTCGGTCGTGGTGGTGCCGATTTCTTCGTTGACGATGGTCCGTATGGGAAAGCGGCTGAGGGGATTGGCGTCGAGCGGACAGGAACAAGTCGGGAACATGACTTCCTCACTGCAGGAGTCGTTGACCGGCATCCGAATCGTGAAAGCGTTCGGTTGCGAAGAGGCCGAGACCGACCGCTTCGCGCGCAGCAATAAAGCCTATCTGCGTACGGCGATGAAGGCGATTCAAGTGTCCTCTCTGGCCTCCTCGCATATGGAAGTGATCGGTGTGGTGGGCGTGGCGGCCATCATCTGGTACGGCGGCTATCTGGTGATCCGTGGAGCCATGACGCCGGGGGCGTTTTTTTCGTTCCTGGCCGCGATGTTCATGGCCTATACCCCGATCCGGCGCCTGGCCGGGGCCAACAATACGGTCCAACAGGCCTTGGCCGGAGCGGAGCGGGTCTTCGCCGTGCTGGACCTGGAAACGGAGCAGGCGCGGGATCGGGGGCGACGTGAACTCTCCGCCATCAACCGGACATTGGAGTTCAAGGGGGTGACGTTTCAGTACGAGGGGACCGACAGGCCCGCCCTGGCCGGGATCGACTTGACGGTCAGGGCCGGGGAGATCGTCGCCCTGGTCGGCAGCAGCGGGGCTGGCAAGAGCACGCTGGTCAGCCTGGTGCCGAGATTTTACGATCCCACGGAGGGCGCCATCCTGCTTGATGGTCAGGATATCCGGGGCGGCACGCTGGCGTCCCTGCGCCGGCAGATCGGAATCGTGTCGCAAAGCACGGTCCTGTTCGACGATTCCGTGCGGAACAACATCGCGTATGGCCGGGCGGATGCGACCGACCGGGAGGTGACGGAGGCGGCAAAGGCAGCCTACGCGGACGAGTTCGTCAGGCGTCTGCCTGAGGGCTATGCCACGCTGATCGGGGAGAACGGGGTCAAGTTGTCGGGCGGCGAGCGGCAGCGGCTCGCCATCGCCCGCGCCATTCTTCGAGACCCTCCGCTTTTGATTCTGGATGAAGCCACGTCCTCCCTGGATGCCGAGTCCGAGCGGATCGTGCAGCTGGCGATGGCCAACTTGATGAAGAACCGCACGACGCTGGTAATCGCCCACCGTCTGGCGA
- a CDS encoding acyl-ACP--UDP-N-acetylglucosamine O-acyltransferase: protein MQIHPTAVVHPKAELGPDVEVGPYCVIGEHVRIGRATRLVSHVVVDGWTEIGERCTVWPFASIGTPPQHLHYKGEPTRVVIGHDNVLREYVTVNRATVEGGGLTKLGNMNFLMAYSHIAHDCLLGNHIIMANSANLAGHITIGDHAVIGGLAGIHQYVRIGDYAMVGGCAAVAQDVPSFTRASGDRARLHGLNSIGLRRHGFSAERIRGLKQAYQLLFRSGLRLAEAVKQVKEEFKDQQDVMALVAFLDGSKRGICRSLSKDEENEE from the coding sequence GTGCAGATTCATCCGACGGCGGTGGTGCATCCAAAGGCTGAATTGGGGCCGGATGTGGAGGTCGGGCCCTATTGTGTGATCGGCGAGCATGTGCGGATCGGCCGGGCCACCCGGCTGGTGTCACACGTGGTGGTGGACGGATGGACCGAAATCGGCGAGCGGTGCACCGTATGGCCCTTTGCGTCGATCGGAACTCCGCCCCAGCATCTGCACTACAAGGGCGAGCCGACCCGGGTTGTCATCGGCCACGACAACGTGCTCAGGGAGTACGTCACGGTCAATCGTGCCACGGTCGAAGGCGGGGGGCTGACGAAACTGGGCAACATGAATTTTCTCATGGCCTATTCGCACATCGCCCACGATTGTCTGCTTGGCAATCACATCATTATGGCGAACTCGGCGAATCTGGCCGGCCATATTACCATTGGCGATCACGCGGTTATCGGCGGCTTGGCGGGCATTCATCAATATGTGCGCATCGGCGACTATGCCATGGTCGGCGGGTGTGCCGCCGTCGCGCAGGACGTGCCGTCGTTCACGCGGGCCAGCGGCGATCGGGCCAGGCTCCACGGTCTGAACTCCATCGGGCTGCGGCGCCACGGGTTTTCCGCGGAGCGTATCCGCGGACTGAAACAGGCCTATCAACTCTTGTTCCGGTCCGGGCTGCGGCTGGCCGAAGCGGTGAAGCAGGTCAAGGAGGAGTTCAAAGACCAGCAGGATGTGATGGCTCTGGTGGCGTTTCTGGACGGGTCCAAGCGGGGTATTTGCCGCTCGCTCAGCAAGGACGAGGAGAACGAGGAGTAG
- a CDS encoding LpxI family protein, producing the protein MPEAYAQRNAPQAKGDCIGLIAGNGRFPIIFAENVKRLGYTVSAVAHIGETEPELAQYVDRIHWIKVGQFNKLIEALKEDGVRQAVMLGGISKTHVFTTVRPDLRALAIFGRLKHWKDDGILREFAAELEREGIQIRESTFGLTGVLMEEGVQTSRQPSEREWEDIRYGWDVAREIGVLDIGQCVVVKDRVVVAVEAVEGTDEAIRRGGTLAKEGAVVVKRCKPQQDLRFDLPAAGPKTIAAMQSVKASALVLEVGRSVLLDRVEMLAQAERAGIAVVGLAGEPRP; encoded by the coding sequence GTGCCAGAGGCCTACGCTCAGAGAAACGCGCCGCAGGCGAAGGGAGATTGCATCGGGCTCATCGCCGGCAACGGGCGGTTCCCCATCATCTTTGCCGAGAACGTCAAGCGGCTGGGCTACACGGTATCCGCCGTGGCGCATATCGGGGAGACGGAGCCCGAGTTGGCGCAGTACGTGGATCGAATCCACTGGATCAAAGTCGGCCAGTTCAACAAGCTGATCGAGGCGCTGAAGGAAGACGGGGTGCGGCAGGCGGTGATGCTGGGTGGCATCAGTAAGACGCACGTGTTCACGACGGTCCGGCCGGACCTCCGGGCGCTGGCGATTTTCGGCCGCCTGAAGCATTGGAAGGACGATGGCATCCTGCGCGAATTTGCGGCGGAGCTGGAGCGGGAGGGCATTCAAATCCGCGAATCGACCTTCGGCCTCACCGGGGTGCTGATGGAGGAGGGGGTGCAGACGTCCCGTCAGCCCAGCGAACGGGAGTGGGAGGATATTCGTTACGGCTGGGACGTGGCCCGGGAGATCGGCGTGCTCGATATCGGCCAATGCGTAGTCGTGAAAGACCGGGTTGTCGTTGCGGTGGAAGCGGTGGAAGGAACGGATGAGGCGATCCGGCGCGGCGGGACTCTGGCGAAAGAGGGAGCGGTGGTGGTCAAGCGCTGCAAGCCGCAGCAGGACCTCCGGTTCGATTTGCCGGCCGCCGGCCCCAAGACCATCGCCGCCATGCAGTCGGTCAAGGCGTCGGCGCTGGTGTTGGAGGTTGGACGCAGCGTCTTGTTGGACCGGGTCGAGATGTTGGCGCAGGCGGAACGGGCGGGGATCGCCGTCGTCGGGCTTGCGGGTGAGCCGAGACCGTGA
- a CDS encoding lipid-A-disaccharide synthase, whose product MPRILIVTGEASGDLHGANLAVALKAQRPDLELLGVGGSKMAAAGVQLMKGIERLDAMGLPGLAQLRQAFRTYRTLARFFKENRLDAVVFIDNPGLNLRLARAAKRAGHRTIYYIAPQIWAWHASRIHLIKRVVDLVLVILPFEEAIYRRAAVPCRFVGHPVLDAVAPAYDRSDLRRRFGVEPGARVVGLLPGSREREVRDLFPVMLEAASLLNRSGLPGGPLTFLLAQASSVSSGLIDELIAGAGVKVQVIRDQPHEVMAASDLLLAASGTATLQAAVIGTPTVLLYRTTWLTYRVARALVKVRWIGLANLVAGRSIMPELIQYDATPDRLAEEAGRLLSDEEANRAMKDAFKEVRAALGTPGASRRAAEAILAECSP is encoded by the coding sequence ATGCCGCGGATTCTGATCGTTACGGGCGAGGCTTCGGGGGACTTGCATGGGGCCAACTTGGCTGTGGCGTTGAAGGCTCAACGACCGGACCTTGAGCTGCTCGGAGTCGGGGGAAGCAAGATGGCCGCGGCCGGCGTCCAATTGATGAAGGGCATCGAGCGGCTGGACGCGATGGGGCTCCCCGGGCTGGCTCAGCTCCGGCAGGCGTTCCGCACGTACCGTACGCTGGCGCGCTTCTTCAAGGAAAACCGGCTGGACGCCGTCGTGTTCATCGACAATCCCGGGCTGAACTTGCGACTGGCCCGAGCGGCCAAACGGGCCGGGCATCGGACCATCTACTACATCGCTCCGCAGATCTGGGCCTGGCATGCCAGCCGGATTCATCTGATCAAGCGGGTGGTGGATCTGGTGCTGGTCATCCTGCCGTTCGAAGAGGCGATCTACCGGCGCGCCGCGGTGCCGTGCCGGTTCGTGGGGCATCCGGTGTTGGACGCGGTCGCGCCCGCCTATGACCGGTCCGACCTGCGTCGGCGCTTCGGGGTCGAACCGGGCGCCCGGGTCGTCGGGTTGTTGCCGGGGAGCCGGGAGCGGGAGGTGCGCGACTTGTTTCCGGTCATGCTCGAAGCCGCCTCCCTTCTAAACCGATCCGGCCTGCCGGGCGGTCCGCTCACTTTTCTCCTGGCGCAGGCCTCCTCGGTGTCGTCCGGGCTCATCGACGAGTTGATCGCCGGGGCCGGCGTGAAGGTGCAGGTCATCCGGGATCAGCCCCATGAGGTGATGGCGGCGTCCGACCTGCTGCTGGCCGCCTCCGGGACGGCGACGTTGCAGGCGGCGGTGATTGGAACGCCCACGGTGCTCCTGTATCGGACCACGTGGTTGACCTACCGGGTTGCGCGGGCACTGGTGAAGGTCCGGTGGATCGGACTTGCCAACCTGGTGGCGGGCCGGAGCATCATGCCGGAGTTGATCCAGTACGACGCGACGCCCGACCGTCTTGCGGAGGAAGCCGGTCGGCTGTTGTCCGACGAGGAGGCGAATCGAGCCATGAAGGATGCGTTCAAGGAGGTCCGGGCCGCGCTCGGCACCCCGGGCGCCTCCAGACGCGCGGCGGAGGCGATTCTGGCGGAGTGTTCGCCATGA
- the fabZ gene encoding 3-hydroxyacyl-ACP dehydratase FabZ — MATTGAGDEAGKTLNHDEILAILPHRYPFLLVDRVKEWEAGQRIVAIKNVTINEPFFQGHFPGRPIMPGVLILEALAQAGCVLSLKSAPAGGRPVVYLTGVDGAKFRRPVVPGDQLRLEVEVLKKRPPFWKMHGKAYVEADVACEAEMTAMVTEEKDVKRDT, encoded by the coding sequence ATGGCGACGACGGGAGCCGGAGACGAGGCGGGCAAGACCTTGAACCACGACGAGATTCTGGCCATCCTTCCCCACCGCTATCCGTTCCTGCTGGTGGACCGGGTGAAAGAGTGGGAGGCGGGGCAGCGGATCGTCGCGATCAAGAACGTGACGATCAACGAACCATTTTTCCAGGGACATTTCCCCGGCCGTCCGATCATGCCGGGTGTGCTGATCCTGGAAGCCCTGGCCCAGGCCGGGTGCGTGCTGTCCTTGAAGTCTGCGCCGGCCGGCGGCCGGCCGGTGGTCTATCTGACGGGGGTGGACGGCGCCAAATTCCGCCGGCCGGTTGTGCCGGGGGATCAACTGCGGTTGGAGGTGGAGGTGCTGAAGAAGCGTCCCCCCTTCTGGAAGATGCACGGCAAGGCCTATGTGGAGGCCGATGTGGCCTGCGAAGCCGAGATGACGGCCATGGTGACGGAAGAAAAAGACGTGAAGCGTGACACGTAA